The DNA region ACGCAGTTATCTTGATAACGCCAAAGTTAAATATCAGCTCAACGATCGTTTGGTTCGCGGGCTTGATTACTATACCAAGACCGCTTTTGAGGTTGTTTCCAGCCAATTGGGCTCACAGAACGCTGTCTGCGGCGGGGGCCGTTACGACAACTTAGTTGAAGAGCTTGGAGGAAAAGCGACCCCGGCGATCGGTTTTGCCATCGGTTTGGAGCGGGTCGTTGAAGTCTTGAAGCAGGCGAAATTGGCGGGGCACGATTCCCGCGGTTTGCTTCTTTATCTGGCGACGATCGGCGAACCGGCCAAAAAGGTTGCTTTTGACCTTTTGAACAAAGGGCGGGAGCTTGGGATCCCCTCTGATATGGATTATACCGGCAAATCGCTCAAAGCGCAGATGAAAGCGGCTGACCGGCTCAAAGCCCAATATACTTATATTATCGGCGACGATGAAGTCGCTAAAGGGACGGCGGTCCTGAAAAATATGGCGACTTCGGAAGAACGCGAGGTTACCTTTGAAAATGTTTTATACCAGCCGTTCGGCCTGGAAGACGTAAAAGAAGAAGCAGCTTGCGGCGGTTGCGGCGGCAGCTGCGGCAACAATTGCGAATGAAACAGGCTTTATTTTTTAAGAAGCTTGAGGCGGGAAAAGTCCAATGCGAACTTTGTCCTCATAATTGCCTGATCTTGCCCGGCGGGCGGGGGATCTGCGGGGTCAGGGAAAATAGGGACGGGTATCTCTTTTCCCTGGTCTACGACCGCGTTATCTCTTCCCAGGTCGATCCGATCGAAAAGAAACCGCTTTTTCATTTCCTCCCCGGATCGCTTTCCTATTCCATTGCTACCGTCGGCTGCAATTTCCGCTGTGATTTTTGCCAGAATTACGGGATCTCCCAGGGGCCGCGCGAAAAGAAGCCGATTGTCGGTCTGGAGACGACCCCCGAAAAAGTCGTCGCGGCCGCTTTGGCTCAAGGCTGCCGGAGCATCGCTTATACCTATACCGAGCCGACGATCTTTTTTGAGTTTGCCTACGATTGCGCCAAGCTGGCTAAAACCAGGGGGCTCCGCAATGTTTTTGTCACCAACGGCTTCATCAATCGGGCCCCGCTGGAAATGGTCGCTCCGTACCTTGACGCCGCCAATGTCGACCTCAAATCGTTCCGTGATGAATATTACCGAAAGATCTGCGGGGGCCGCCTGGCGCCGGTCCTGGAGACTTTGAAGCTGATGAAACAACTTCGGATCTGGGTCGAGCTCACGACTTTGCTTGTTCCCGGCCTGAACGATTCCGATCAGGAGCTAACCGAGCTGGCCGCCTTTATCAAGAACGAACTGGGAGAGGAAACTCCCTGGCACCTTTCCGCTTTTTTCCCGACTTATAAACTGGTGGATCTTCCTCCGACGCCGGAAACGACCCTCCGCCGGGCCAGGGATATCGGACTGGCCGCGGGGTTGAAATATGTTTATACCGGGAATTTGCCGATCGCCGAAGCGGAAGACACTTTTTGTCCGCAGTGTAAAGAACCGCTGATCACCCGGTCCGGTTTTTCAGTCCTCTCGAACCTGATCGACGGCGAAACGGCTTGTCCGAAATGCGGCCGGCCGATTGCCGGGGTTTGGCGCTAGCCTTTTTGCGCGGCGAAAAGATTGTCGAAATGGACCTCTTTCCCAAAGTTGAAAGTTGCCAATTGCGAAATGTTTTCCCGCCAGGATGTGGTCAGATCGGCCTCGGAGAGAACCTCGGTTTGGGTCAAGAACCAGCCTCCGGGCTTTAAAACCCGAATGATTTCACGCCTGACGGTCGTTTGAAAATCTTCAGTATAGTGCCCGCTTAAATGATTAAGGCGGTCGATCAAGCTGATGTAGCTGTGGTCCAGGAAGTGGGAACTGATAATTAGGTCAAGAGAACCATCAGGAAAAGGAAGGGCTCTGGCATCGGCCTCTTTGACCGGAGCGCCGATTTCCCGGGCAAAAGCAACGGCGTGGGGATCACAATCAATACCGGAAAAACCAGTCAAGCCGATCGCTTCCTTTAAGAACAAGGGATATAATCCCCAGTTGCTGGCTAGTTGGATGCCGACAGGTTTCTGGCCAAGAAAGATCAGCCGCCTGGCCATTTCAATCGGGCCAAAAGACTGGAAAGAAAAATCAGAATTTGCCGGAGTAGCCAACTGCATCATTATCTGCGCTTGAGATAATTGCTTAACTATGTCTAAAAGCTGTTCTTCCTCGATCATTTCTTTAATGATCGAGAGCTTATCGCTATGATATATTTTTATGGCTGAATGTGAAGGGAAACCTTGCGCTTGAGCGATCCGATCGGCCGCTTCCCGGCAGAATTCTTTCGGACGGAAAGCGCTAAGCTCATTAATTGCCGCGGCGAAGGCGGGCCGACAGAGCCGGGGACCAAAATTAGTCACTGGAACTTTCATAAAATATTATCATGAAAAACCGGTGATTATTTCAGCTTTTCTACGGGTGCCCTGATCCCTTAAAACCAGACAAGCGGAAAAACTTATAGTTATTAGTGATATAATCCTCGATCAAATAAAGCTTCAAGCCTTTTAATTCGGAGATCTTGGCGAATTCTTGTCCCGCCGCGGCTTTGAATTCTTTACTTTCTTCGCCGTAATAAATGACGGTTTCTCCCTTTTTCAGGTCGGGGATCCCCCAGAGCTCGTACTGCTTCTCTCCCCAGAGCGGCCCTGGTTTCAGGAAGCCGGTCGCCATGTAGGTTTGGCGCCCCAGGTAAAACTCAAGCAAGGATGACGAGACGTTGGTCCGGGCGAAAACCTTCTCTTTTGGCAGAGTGATGGCCAGTTCTTTGTTCTTCGCGTAATCTTTCTGGTGGAGGAGGATCCCGGGGGAACCCCAAAGGAGGATCGCCATAACCAAGAGGGAGAATAAGCTGATCCAAAGAATAAACTTCTTCAGCGATTTGCCGTATTCATCGAGATAAGCGGCGGTCAGCGGCAAAGCGGCCAGGTAGCCGATCGACGGCCAATGGGCCCAGACCTTGACCTTAAAGGAGAGGAGAAAGAAAACGATCAAGACCGGAAAGGAAAAGGCAAAGAGCAAGCGGGAATAATCGTTCTTTTTCAAAGCGTAGCCAAAGACCGGGATTAAGGTGAAGATCAGAAACGGGGTGAAATGGACTAATTGATCGCCGACAAAAGCAAGCGCGTTCGTTCCCCAGGCTTCGTTAGCGACTTTGGCGCCATGAAAAGTGAAAGAGATCCAATTGAGCCGGCTGTTCCAAAGGAGGACCGGGAGGAAAAGACCAAGGCTAAGGCCGAGGCAAAGGTAAAGTTCTTTTCTTTTTAGCCAGAAGCGGTTAGCCGGAGAAATAAGCAGGAAAACTGCCAGACACGGCCAGAAGATGAACATCGTATATTTGCTTAGGGTCCCAAGCCCGACGATCACGCCGAGCAGGTACCAGTACTTTTTCTGTTGGGCTTTGACGATTTTGAGCATCAGGAGAACGGCTAATGACCAGCAGAGAGCGAGGGGGAGTTCAACAAACTGGGTCAGCCAGATCACGATGTAGTGCGGGATGACCAGGAAGAGAAGGGTTGCCCAGAAAGCGACCTTTTTATTGAACGCTTCAAGGGCGATAAAATAAATCAAAAAAGTGACTGCCAGACTGATCAGGGCGGCGCCGAGTCGCAGCGTTAAGAGATTGGCTTGGCCGAAGGTCATCAGATAATTGATGATAGCGACCATTGGCGGGTGGTCGACATAAGAGAGGGCGAGATGTTTCGACCAAAGCCAGTAATATGATTCGTCGGCGGTCAGGGGGAAAAGGATCCCCAGGACCAAGCGAAAAAAAGTGGCGATGGTGATGAGCAGTAATAGGTTTGTCGGCATTGATTTATTATAAATGATTTTTCCGAAAAAAAACATTGAAATTTGCCGGCCGCCCGACGGATAAATA from Candidatus Margulisiibacteriota bacterium includes:
- a CDS encoding class I SAM-dependent methyltransferase; its protein translation is MKVPVTNFGPRLCRPAFAAAINELSAFRPKEFCREAADRIAQAQGFPSHSAIKIYHSDKLSIIKEMIEEEQLLDIVKQLSQAQIMMQLATPANSDFSFQSFGPIEMARRLIFLGQKPVGIQLASNWGLYPLFLKEAIGLTGFSGIDCDPHAVAFAREIGAPVKEADARALPFPDGSLDLIISSHFLDHSYISLIDRLNHLSGHYTEDFQTTVRREIIRVLKPGGWFLTQTEVLSEADLTTSWRENISQLATFNFGKEVHFDNLFAAQKG
- a CDS encoding glycosyltransferase family 39 protein, coding for MPTNLLLLITIATFFRLVLGILFPLTADESYYWLWSKHLALSYVDHPPMVAIINYLMTFGQANLLTLRLGAALISLAVTFLIYFIALEAFNKKVAFWATLLFLVIPHYIVIWLTQFVELPLALCWSLAVLLMLKIVKAQQKKYWYLLGVIVGLGTLSKYTMFIFWPCLAVFLLISPANRFWLKRKELYLCLGLSLGLFLPVLLWNSRLNWISFTFHGAKVANEAWGTNALAFVGDQLVHFTPFLIFTLIPVFGYALKKNDYSRLLFAFSFPVLIVFFLLSFKVKVWAHWPSIGYLAALPLTAAYLDEYGKSLKKFILWISLFSLLVMAILLWGSPGILLHQKDYAKNKELAITLPKEKVFARTNVSSSLLEFYLGRQTYMATGFLKPGPLWGEKQYELWGIPDLKKGETVIYYGEESKEFKAAAGQEFAKISELKGLKLYLIEDYITNNYKFFRLSGFKGSGHP
- the amrS gene encoding AmmeMemoRadiSam system radical SAM enzyme translates to MKQALFFKKLEAGKVQCELCPHNCLILPGGRGICGVRENRDGYLFSLVYDRVISSQVDPIEKKPLFHFLPGSLSYSIATVGCNFRCDFCQNYGISQGPREKKPIVGLETTPEKVVAAALAQGCRSIAYTYTEPTIFFEFAYDCAKLAKTRGLRNVFVTNGFINRAPLEMVAPYLDAANVDLKSFRDEYYRKICGGRLAPVLETLKLMKQLRIWVELTTLLVPGLNDSDQELTELAAFIKNELGEETPWHLSAFFPTYKLVDLPPTPETTLRRARDIGLAAGLKYVYTGNLPIAEAEDTFCPQCKEPLITRSGFSVLSNLIDGETACPKCGRPIAGVWR